The sequence below is a genomic window from Acidiferrobacteraceae bacterium.
CACGCGGGCAAACTGGCCGTCAGTTCTACCAAGTCCATGACCGGGCATCTGCTGGGCGCGGCTGGCGGCATCGAGGCGATCTATACCGCGATGGCGATCCACAATCAGCTCGCTCCTCCTACGATCAATCTGGAGCATCCGGATCCCGAATGTGACCTGGATTTTGTCCCGAATACCGCGCGGGAGATGAAGATCGACGTTGCCCTGTCCAATTCCTTCGGATTCGGCGGTACCAACGGCACCCTGGTGTTGCGCCGCTTTCAGTAGTGTTCGCGGGCGCAGCCATGCACGGCCATACACAGGTGCAGCGCAACGCGTCCGAGACCATGTCCCACCGCCTCGACCCGGTTCCGGATCTTTTCGAACTCCATGCCCGGTTCCCCGAGCGCTATCCGGCCCTGCTGGAAAGTGCGGCTGCCGGTCCCAACGGCCGCTTTGATATCCTGTTCGCCTTTCCGGGCAATCGGCTGGAACTCACCGCCGACAATACGCTCCTGCGCAACGGCGAGGCGGAAGAAGGCGATTTTCTGGATGCCCTGGAAAAGGAACTGGAGCGCGAGAGTGTTGACCCGGTAAACCGTCCTGAAACGCGCGAACTGCCGTTCCGCGGCGGCTGGTTTGTCTATCTGGCCTATGAACTGGTGCGGGAGATTGAACCTGGTCTCGCCGACATGTTGCCGCCGTCCGATTCGATCCTGGCATTGGCCATTCGTTTCCCCGCCGCGGTGATCCATGACCGCAGCGACGGGCAGACCTGGTTCCTCGGTGATCATACGACGCCGGCGAATAGTCTTGATCAGCTACAGTCAGATCTGGCCGCCGTGTCGGCGGAGGCCTCCCCGTCAGTTGCCTGCACGGCAATACCGCAGGAAGATGAGGCTGCACAATTCCTGAAAGGCGTTGCAGGAATCAAGCAGTTCATTCGCGAGGGTGACGTGTTCCAGGTGAACCTGTCGCGCTTGTGGCAACTGAAAATGACCGGGCCCGCAGATGCCCCTTCCATCTATCGAAACCTGCGCCAATCCAACCCGGCACCCTTCGCGGCCCTGGCCCGGTTGAACGATCGCATCACCATCATGAGTTCTTCTCCCGAGCGGCTGGTGCAGGTGAAAGACGGGCAGGTCTCCACCCGACCCATCGCGGGTACCTACCCCCGGGCAGCGGACCCGGAGGAGGACCGAAACCGGGCCCGGGACCTGCTTCGCCATCCGAAGGAGCGGGCCGAGCACATCATGTTGATCGATCTGGAACGCAACGATCTCGGCCGCATCTGCCAGCCGGGGAGTGTTCGGGTTCCGGAGCTGATGAGCCTGGAGACCTACGCCCACGTGCACCATATCGTGTCGGAAGTAACTGGTACCCTGCGCCCGGACATCAGTCCGGTGCAGGTCATCCGCGCGGTATTTCCAGGCGGAACCATTACCGGCTGCCCCAAGGTCCGTTGTATGGAAATCATCAGCGAACTGGAGCAGACGTCGCGCGGCGCCTATACGGGGTCCCTTGGCTACATCAATCGCGACGGCTCCATGGATCTGAACATCCTGATACGCACACTGGTGCTGCACGGCGACACCCTGAGCCTGAGAACCGGTGCGGGGATCGTGGCCGATTCGGATCCTGTGCGTGAATTGGCGGAAACCCGCGCCAAGGCGCGGGGTGTGTTGCGGGCCCTGGGTGTATCGTGACACAGGCGCGCCACCTGGTTAACGGATGCGAGGACCACCTCGTGGATGTCGCCAATCGGGGCCTCCAGTACGGTGATGGTTGCTTTGAAACCATTGCCATTCGGGACGGTCGTCCGCTCCTGTGGCAGCCACATATCGAGCGTCTGCGGCGGGGGCTTGCGCGGCTGGGTATCGACGTCGATCAGAGTGGATCGCGCGATCGTGAAGCTGACGGTGACCCGCGGAACCGGGGAACGGGGATACCGCGCCCGCCCCGGGGTCCGGACGACACGAATCACGAGCCTGTATGCCTGGCCGGATTTGCCGGCGCGAATTTTCCAGGAGGGAATGAGATTGTGCCTGTGCCGTACCCGGGTTTCGCGCAACCGGCGTCTTGCAGGAATCAAGCACCTGAACTGCCTGCCCCAGGTACTGGCACGGAACGAGTGGGATGACGAATACGATGAGGGCGTGATGCTGGATGAGAGTGACCATGTTGTGGAGGGAACCATGACAAATATCTTTCTGCAGCTGGAAGGCCGCCTCGTGACGCCCCGCCTGGACCAGGCCGGGGTCGAGGGAGTGATGCGACAGCAGGTCCTCCGCGAGGCGCGGGATCTGGGATACGATTGCGTGGAGGAAGATGTGACCCTGGCCATTCTGGAACGGGCCTCTGGAATGATCCTGACGAACAGTGTGCTCGGCGTGATGGGCGTCGCCGAGTTTGATGATCGGACGTTGTCCAAGGTGGAATGTCTGGCAAGCTTGCGGGAAAGACTTCGTGATGTTGTCGCGACCTAGGAAACAATGTGGAATGCGCTGCCGGCTCGTGGCCGCGGCCGTGGCGCTCCTGGTGCTGGTCCCGTTGGTGGTATGGAATCTGCCCTTGTCACCCGCGGATCATACTTACGAAGTCAGGACCGGGACCAGCGTACGCGAGCTCGCCAGGGAACTCTATGCCGACGGAGTGCTGCCGGACCGCCATTCCCTGGTGCTGCTGGCGCTGCTGCGGGGCGATCAGCGGCGCATACGCGCCGGTGAATACCGTTTTAAATCCGGCATC
It includes:
- the pabC gene encoding aminodeoxychorismate lyase, which gives rise to MVALKPLPFGTVVRSCGSHISSVCGGGLRGWVSTSIRVDRAIVKLTVTRGTGERGYRARPGVRTTRITSLYAWPDLPARIFQEGMRLCLCRTRVSRNRRLAGIKHLNCLPQVLARNEWDDEYDEGVMLDESDHVVEGTMTNIFLQLEGRLVTPRLDQAGVEGVMRQQVLREARDLGYDCVEEDVTLAILERASGMILTNSVLGVMGVAEFDDRTLSKVECLASLRERLRDVVAT
- a CDS encoding aminodeoxychorismate synthase component I; the protein is MHGHTQVQRNASETMSHRLDPVPDLFELHARFPERYPALLESAAAGPNGRFDILFAFPGNRLELTADNTLLRNGEAEEGDFLDALEKELERESVDPVNRPETRELPFRGGWFVYLAYELVREIEPGLADMLPPSDSILALAIRFPAAVIHDRSDGQTWFLGDHTTPANSLDQLQSDLAAVSAEASPSVACTAIPQEDEAAQFLKGVAGIKQFIREGDVFQVNLSRLWQLKMTGPADAPSIYRNLRQSNPAPFAALARLNDRITIMSSSPERLVQVKDGQVSTRPIAGTYPRAADPEEDRNRARDLLRHPKERAEHIMLIDLERNDLGRICQPGSVRVPELMSLETYAHVHHIVSEVTGTLRPDISPVQVIRAVFPGGTITGCPKVRCMEIISELEQTSRGAYTGSLGYINRDGSMDLNILIRTLVLHGDTLSLRTGAGIVADSDPVRELAETRAKARGVLRALGVS